A genomic stretch from Arachis stenosperma cultivar V10309 chromosome 3, arast.V10309.gnm1.PFL2, whole genome shotgun sequence includes:
- the LOC130970551 gene encoding protein BASIC PENTACYSTEINE2-like encodes MDDDMLNMTNWGYYEPFKGGHLGLQLMPGMTDRDTKPFMPGRDPTMLVNTNGTFHPRDCVVSEAQMPINYVRDSWISQRDRFFNMQPTNPNYPVLPETSAAPTQITQPPDTSRDEKADIVEETVQKEGVQPRKRQGRVASTTPKAKKPRKPKDNSNAPVQRSKPMKTIEFVINGIDMDISSLPIPVCSCTGTPQQCYRWGCGGWQSACCTTNVSTYPLPMSMKRRGARIAGRKMSQGAFKKVLEKLAAEGYNFGNPIDLRNHWARHGTNKFVTIR; translated from the coding sequence ATGGATGATGATATGTTGAACATGACCAATTGGGGATACTATGAACCCTTCAAAGGAGGGCATCTTGGCCTGCAGCTCATGCCTGGTATGACAGATCGTGACACAAAACCATTTATGCCTGGTCGTGATCCAACTATGTTAGTTAATACAAATGGAACCTTTCACCCTCGAGACTGTGTAGTTTCCGAAGCACAAATGCCAATCAACTATGTGAGGGATAGTTGGATAAGCCAGCGAGATAGGTTTTTCAATATGCAGCCTACCAATCCCAATTATCCTGTTCTTCCGGAAACTTCAGCCGCCCCAACACAAATTACACAGCCACCTGATACATCAAGAGATGAGAAGGCTGATATAGTTGAAGAAACAGTGCAAAAGGAAGGAGTCCAACCAAGGAAACGGCAGGGTAGGGTTGCCTCAACAACTCCAAAAGCGAAGAAACCAAGGAAGCCGAAGGATAACAGCAATGCTCCTGTCCAAAGATCGAAGCCCATGAAGACAATTGAGTTTGTAATAAATGGAATTGATATGGATATTTCCAGTTTACCCATTCCAGTTTGTTCATGTACCGGGACTCCGCAGCAGTGTTATCGCTGGGGATGTGGAGGATGGCAGTCTGCTTGTTGTACTACAAATGTGTCGACATATCCATTGCCAATGAGCATGAAACGACGTGGGGCAAGGATAGCTGGACGGAAAATGAGCCAGGGTGCTTTTAAGAAGGTATTAGAGAAACTAGCAGCCGAAGGCTATAATTTTGGTAACCCAATTGACCTGAGGAATCACTGGGCTAGACATGGCACCAACAAATTTGTCACTATCAGGTAG